From the genome of Cryptococcus tetragattii IND107 chromosome 6, whole genome shotgun sequence, one region includes:
- a CDS encoding glutamate-tRNA ligase, which yields MPDVVLPLVQTPPFSIIALAALQGIPVTWDTQSGEQGQTTYGDVVGAEDVRAELEKGVDGKEVPLPPLPTLLTSTSSFQDVSAVLDALDDYLAYRTYFAGPKFGFGDATIWGTIRGNNSAIGSIKKPGRPHLQRWFNHVETLDVPKAALESYRQAKSEMEKGKKTKRLESVDVVLPNAVKGKVVVRFAPEPSGYLHIGHLKAAILNRYLADQYQGKFILRFDDTNPLKEEGEFEEAIQEDLKMIDISFDKIVHTSDHFDKIQAYTEQLIKQGDAFMDDTDGETVKEQRRAMIPSKNRDLSVEENLVKFKEMCEGTEEGKRWSLRAKIDYQHKNGTLRDPVIYRYVEGSHHVTGTKYKAYPMYDLACPIIDHLDGVTHALRANEYWARHEQYQWFLKTLGFANIEIFDFSRVDFVYTVLSKRKLKYLVENNVVKGWDDPRFPTVRGIRSRGMTVQGLKNYILGQGASQQAVQLEWDGIWTVNKKVIDPVAPRYWAIAEDKMVTVNVIGRDTEEPEIVNKPLHKKNPDVGEKKMVFASKLIMEQEDAKTFGDNEEITAMDWGNAFVTSKVITPSGDVSSLTITLHLAGDFKKTSKKVTWLAAPTDSKPLVPVVLIEYDYLITKKKLEEDDSLPEILNPKTEYRTNALASKEVEGLKKWDIIQFERKGFYICQGTKDNEGRMEFGFIPDGRAATVALKAEPAKEKIKVPGTAKGSWGKLGPKPASSPAAAP from the exons ATGCCCGACGTTGTACTCCCTCTGGTGCAGACCCCCCCTTTTTCCATAATTGCTCTCGCCGCTTTGCAGGGCATTCCAGTCACCTGGGACACTCAGTCTGGGGAACAGGGTCAGACTACTTACGGTGATGTGGTTGGTGCCGAGGATGTTCGAGCTGAGCTCGAAAAGGGTGTCGACGGCAAGGAG gttcctctccctcctcttcccaccctttTGACCTCCACCAGCTCTTTCCAAGACGTCTCCGCCGTTCTTGACGCTCTCGACGACTACCTCGCCTACCGTACCTACTTTGCCGGCCCCAAGTTTGGTTTCGGCGATGCTACTATTTGGGGCACCATCCGAGGCAACAATTCCGCTATCGGTTCCATCAAGAAGCCCGGACGACCTCACTTGCAGCGATGGTTCAACCACGTTGAGACTCTCGATGTACCGAAGGCTGCGCTCGAATCTTACAGACAGGCCAAGAGcgaaatggagaagggcaagaagaccaaGAGGTTGGAAAGCGTTGATGTTGTTTTGCCCAACGCTGTCAAGGGCAAGGTTGTTGTTAGGTTTG CCCCTGAGCCTTCAGGATACTTGCACATTGGTCACCTCAAGGCCGCTATCCTTAACAGATATCTTGCCGACCAGTATCAGGGCAAGTTCATTCTCCGTTTCGATGACACTAACCCTCTTAAGGAGGAG GGTGAGTTCGAGGAGGCTATCCAGGAAGACCTCAAAATGATCGACATCTCCTTCGACAAGATCGTTCACACCTCCGACCACTTTGATAAAATCCAAGCCTACACCGAGCAACTAATCAAGCAAGGCGACGCTTTCATGGACGACACTGACGGCGAAACCGTCAAAGAGCAGCGTCGAGCTATGATTCCCTCTAAAAACCGAGACCTCTCTGTTGAGGAGAACTTGGTTAAATTCAAAGAAATGTGTGAGGGTACggaggaaggcaagagGTGGAGTTTGAGGGCCAAGATTGATTATCAACACAAGAACGGTACTTTGCGTGACCCTGTCATCTACCGATACGTTGAGGGCTCCCATCACGTTACTGG TACCAAGTACAAGGCTTATCCCATGTACGACCTCGCTTGTCCTATCATCGACCACCTCGACGGCGTCACCCACGCTCTCCGAGCCAACGAGTACTGGGCCCGTCACGAACAATACCAGTGGTTCCTTAAGACTCTTGGTTTCGCCAATATTGAGATCTTTGATTTCAGCAGGGTCGACTTCGTTTACACTGTTTTGAGCAAGAGAAAGTTGAAGTATCTTGTCGAGAATAATGTTGTCAAAGGTTGGGATGACCCCCGGTTCCCTACCGTTCGAG GTATACGATCCCGTGGTATGACTGTCCAAGGTCTCAAGAACTACATTCTCGGTCAGGGTGCTTCTCAGCAAGCCGTTCAGCTCGAGTGGGATGGTATCTGGACTGTTAACAAGAAGGTTATCGATCCCGTTGCTCCTCGATACTGGGCCATTGCGGAGGACAAGAT GGTCACTGTCAATGTTATCGGCCGTGATACTGAGGAGCCTGAGATTGTTAACAAGCCCTTGCACAAGAAGAACCCCGACGTTggggagaaaaagatggTCTTTGCTAGCAAGTTGATCATGGAGCAAGAGGACGCCAAGACCTTTGGTgacaatgaagaa ATCACTGCCATGGACTGGGGAAATGCTTTCGTTACTTCCAAGGTCATCACCCCTTCCGGTGACGTTTCTTCTCTTACTATCACGCTTCACCTCGCCGGAGACTTCAAGAAGACTTCCAAGAAGGTCACCTGGCTTGCTGCGCCCACCGACTCCAAACCCCTTGTTCCTGTCGTCCTCATTGAATACGACTACCTCAtcaccaagaagaagctcgaggaggacgacTCCCTCCCTGAGATCCTCAATCCTAAGACCGAGTACCGCACCAACGCGCTCGCTTCCAAGGAAGTTGAAGGCCTTAAAAAGTGGGATATCATCCAGtttgagaggaagggattcTACATCTGCCAAGGTACTAAAGATAACGAGGGCAGGATGGAGTTTGGTTTTATCCCTGATGGACGGGCTGCGACTGTAGCGTTGAAAGCGGAGCCcgcaaaggagaagattaaGGTTCCCGGAACTGCGAAAGGGTCATGGGGTAAGCTCGGGCCCAAGCCTGCCTCCAGccctgctgctgctccttAA
- a CDS encoding mitochondrial 54S ribosomal protein bL12m, translating into MSLSRTLLRQLRPASSSRVVLRSFSSSRPTFSETPASDAPVNPKIAPIVDSISSLSLLEVSELVTALKTKLNITEIALPAASAPASASASSSSAEAPAEEKPKEKTIFTVKLEKFDAAAKAKIIREVKALMPNMNLVEAKKFVESVPQTLKENVPKEDAEKLQKTLQDLGATVSLV; encoded by the exons ATGAGC CTTTCCCGAACCCTCCTCCGTCAACTCCGacccgcctcttcttctcgagtCGTCCTCCgatccttctccagctctcGACCTACTTTCTCCGAGACCCCTGCTAGTGACGCCCCAGTTAACCCCAAAATCGCCCCCATCGTCGACagcatctcttctttgagCTTATTGGAGGTTTCAGAGCTTGTTACTGCCCTCAAG ACAAAACTCAACATTACCGAAATCGCCCTTCCTGCTGCCTCTGCCCCCGCCTCcgcttctgcttcctcatcatcggcTGAAGCCCCTGCTGAAGAGAAgcccaaggagaagacaaTTTTCACCGTTAAACTTGAGAAATTCGATGCCGCCGCTAAGGCGAAGATCATCAGGGAGGTCAAGGCTCTCATGCCCAATATGAACTTGGTTGAG GCCAAGAAGTTTGTCGAATCCGTTCCCCAAACCCTCAAAGAAAATGTCCCTAAAGAAGATGCCGAAAAGCTCCAAAAGACTCTGCAAGATTTGGGTGCCACCGTCTCTTTGGTctaa